The genomic segment ATATAAATAATATGTGGATACTATAATTGCAAAAACCAACAATGATGGAATTCCATATAATGTTTTTAATAAAGGTTCGCTTAACACATACATAAGATCTGCTTTAAAGATATTATCAATTATAAAAACATTAATTCCCTCACAAATAAGTTCCAGAACTACTGTCATTATGCCTGCTTTTATGGATTTAATTATGCTAATTTTATTTATATTAACCGTTAATACAATAATTACTATAATATTAAGAATAGCATGTACTCCATATTGAATTGGTAGTAATCTTATTAAATAAACTGCTATAATAAAAATAATACTTGATATTATATATCTTTTTATATTAATAACAGTCTTTGAAAATACATATACTGCGAAAAAAATTAGAAATCCTTCCGGCAGACCTCTAAATAAAAACTCTAACAACGTTATTTTCAACATATTTTACTTCTCCCCTAACACCCTTCTAAAATATCTATGTATATATTGCCAATTATATCATTAATATTACAAAATAGGATATAATTCTTAATACAATTCAATAAAACTTCAGATACTACTAGTGCAACCCTCAGACTTCATTATCTCTGTTTCATTAATGATCTTTATGGTATTGAATATAATAATAAAGGCAAAAACTCTTATACATATATCTCCAATACTCATAACGCTATAACCCACATCAATTATATCTGTTAAAAACTTCAACTTAGTTACTTCACTCCCCATAATATGTATGTCATTGACTTTCATAAAAGAATCTGGTTTTGCATAACCAGTTAAGTATGCTAAAGTTGGAAATACTGGCATCTTCCCATTATTAGCTGCTATAGCAGTATTATTCAAAGCAGTTCCAATAAAAATAAATATTGACCCTATAATTGCACTAACATTAAGCTTATATTTAATAATCAAAATCAAAAACGTTAAAAGATAAAAATAATGAAAAGTGCTAGCATACTTTATAAATGCATAATTACCATGAAATAGCATTACCTCTAAAATTACATATATTAGTACAAATGCTAATACAGGATATACTGCCCATGTCTTAAAAAGTGGTCTTACTTTGTACCCTTTTATTTTTGCAATAAAAAGAGCTAGAAGTATGGATTCAATCATATATATTCCTCACATTCAAAATCTCAATATTAAATCTATTTCTCTTTAAATTATACTACTTTTTCAACCAATCTCATAAATTCTTCCATGCTGTTTACAACATAATCGGGCTCATACTTAAGAATCATGTCCATAGGCAGTGCGCTCCACCCAACAACCACGGATGTAATTTTTGCATTTTTGGCACATAAAACATCAAATGGACTATCCCCCACAAAGATGGTCTCCTCTGGCTTCCCTTTCAATTCCTTTAAAGCCATAAGTGCTGGGGTAGGATCTGGCTTATGTTGGTCTGTATCGTCTGCCCCTATAATGCTTTCAAAATAATCCATTAATCCGAAATGTTTTAATCCTTTAATGGCCGAATCATTTAAACGGGAAGTAACGATTCCAAGATTATATCCTTGTCTATGGAGCTCTATTATTCCTTCCCTTACGCCCTTGTGGATTGTAATCAACTTTTCGAAGTTACCGGTTTGAAATCTACGATAGGTTTTAATGGCTTCTTCACTGTCATCACCAAATTCCCTATCTAATGTAATTTTTAAAATTTCTCCAAAGTTTTTAATAATCTCCTCTTTATCTACTTGCTTGTTCAAGTGCATTTTATAAGTATGCTGAAAAGATTGTATAATTAGTTCATTTGTATCTAACAAAGTCCCATCCAAATCAAACAAAATATTTCGAATTGCCATAAAAATCTCCCCCTTATCTACAATAACGGAGTTACTCCGCTAATTTCATTCTACCAAAATAACAAGCATTTTAAAAGAAAAATAAAACTATCTCTCCATATATTTGTATTAAAGTAAATTATATTTAAACGACAAAAAACCACTGAAATATATGTATATTTCAGTAGTTACCTTCGATAGCTTTCACTAAGTTTTTTGTTACTATTCTTCTCTGTATTCTAAAATATCTCCTGGCTGACACTGAAGCTCACTACATATAGCCTCAAGGGTAGAGAATCTTATTGCCTTTGCTTTATTGGTTTTTAATATAGACAAATTCGAATTTGTAATTCCCACTCTGTTTGCCAGTTCAGATAAAGAAATTTTTCTTTTGGCCATCATTACATCTAAATTCACTATTATTGCCATGTATTTCACCTCAATTTGTTTATATAACGCAAATATCTATACCGTAAAATCATTTTCTTCTTTAACTTCAATCGCCTGTTTAAAAACCTTAGAAAGAACTAATGTAAAACAACCTGCAAAGAAAAAAATTATAAACTCAATGTCTGTGTGAATCCCTTTAGCATCAATTTCTATTAACTTTAAATTTAAATATTGATTGTTAATAAAAAAATTGAGCACATAACAAGCAGCAATTATAAAACATGAAGCAGCAACAATTTTTAAACTTTCAACATTCTTCCATACAAAAGGGTTTGCTTTAACTAATGAATTCATAATGCACCTAAGATAATACATTATACAAAGTAATGCAAAACCACCTAGGACGAATAGAACGCAGGTGATAATATTTTTAAAGTTAAGTAAGTTTACTTGCTCAGCCACCAATGCTTTTCTAAGTATTAATAAATACACAATAAACCCTATAACAATTAAACCATCTAGCATTAACTTTAGTAGGGATGATAAAGAAGTTTTTCCATAATATTTCATAAAAATTTCCTCCATAACTTGTACTTTTATTTTTTTAAATTAAATGCTACTTTATATTAACAAGTAAGTATAAATCAATGTTATTAATTTCAACAATTTATGTTGTTTGCTTTTTATCTCCAGATTCTTAAATGATATAAAATTGTAATTTAACTTATATGAACTTTAAAACAATATTATCACATTAGTTTTTTTTTTACAATGCAAATTCACTGTTTATCAATGAATTTATATTGCAAAACATTAGTACCCTGCTATTATCGATAATAGCTGGTATGAAGTCATTACTTCCAATTAAATTTAGCTGTTTTCAATGTTTTCCTGTTTCGGTGGTAATATTTACGTTGAAATACATGGGTGTGATATAATAAAAAAGTTAGTGTGTATATTGGTGATCCCAATGTAATGATAGGGACAATGTACCTATCTGCAATAAATAAAAAAACGGAGAATCCTTGTATGTGGAGCATAAAAAAATATAATCCTAACAATAATAGTAATAGAATTATAAGGAAAGAGATGATCAAATGATAAATGCAAATTTCAACGATTGTAAGTTAAGCAGTGAGTTATTAAAAGCAATTAACATGTTAAATTTCAAGAATTTCACAGAAGTCCAAAAGCAGGTTATACCAGCGGTAATCGCGCAAAAGGATGTAGTAGTAAAGTCCCAAACCGGAAGTGGGAAGACTGCCGCATATGCCATTCCTATTTGCCAATTAGTAGATTGGGAAGAAAATAAACCCCAAGCATTAGTGCTTACACCAACAAGAGAGCTTGCTATTCAAGTCAAAGAAGATATTTTTAATATAGGTAGATTTAAAAGACTTAAAGTATCTGCAATTTATGGAAAGTCTCCTTTCTATGATCAAAAAAAGGAACTTAAACAAAAAACACATGTAGTAGTTGGCACACCTGGTCGTATTATTGATCATTTAGAAAAAGGTACATTTGATACATCAAATGTAAAGTATCTTGTAATAGATGAAGCTGATGAAATGCTTAATATGGGATTTGTAGATCAGATAGAAACAATAATAGGTGGCTTATCAAAAGAACGTGTGACTATGTTATTGTCAGCCACAATGCCCAAAGATATAGAGACTTTATGTAACAACTACATGAAAGATCCTATATACATAGAAATAGAGGACCAAAATAAATTAAAAAGTAATATATGTCAAGAAAGATATAACGTAGATGAACTAGATAAAATAGACCTTTTAAGAGATATAACCATAGTAGAAAACCCTGATAGCTGTATAATATTCTGCAATACAAAACTAAAAGTAGATGCAGTTTATAATAAACTGGCAAATCTCGAGTATACTTGTAAAAAAATACATGGTGGAATGGAACAAATTGATAGATTAAGAGTAATGAATGATTTTAAAAAAGGTTATTTTAGATATCTAGTGGCTACAGATGTTGCAGCTAGAGGCATAGACATAGATAGCATTAGCCTTGTAGTTAATTATGATATACCGGGCGACAAAGAAAGCTATGTCCATAGGATAGGAAGAACTGGACGCATAGGAAAGACAGGCCATGCAATTACCTTTGTAACCAGAAACGAAAGCAGATTTTTAAATGATATACATCAATATATTGGCAAAGAGATTATTTTAAACGAAAGACCTTCAACCGAAACCGTAAGTAATGCCAAAGAAGAATTTGCGAGAAAAATGAATACAAGACCTGAAGTTAAAGAAGCAAAAGGCGCCGAGCTAAGCAAAGAAATTATGAAATTACATATTAACGCAGGTAAGAAAACAAAGATGAGAGCAATGGATATTGTAGGTACACTTTGCAGTATTAACGGCATGACAAAAGATGATATAGGAATCATCAATATAATTGATATATCTACTTTTGTAGAAATATTAAATAATAAAGGTGAGTTGGTATTTAAGGAATTACAAGAAACACCTATCAAAGGTAGACTTCGCAGCGTAAGTAAAGTGATATATGAATAGAAAAGTAGCTATCAGTTAAGATGTTAGTAGTAGGGGTAAGGCTTCTTTTGTTCCCCTGCTACTAGTTTTTTTGTATAATAATTAACAACTTTGTTACTATTCCTATCTGTATTCTTAAACATCGCCCGGATGACAAATAATAAAGAGGTGTTTCCATAATATTTCATAAAGATCCCATCCATAACTAATTTCTTTAATAAGGTCCTGTTTGCCACTTAAAAAATGAATCTACTTTTTATTTATTTTTTTGTTGTTCTTCTTTTTCTCTTCTTTCTTTTTCAACTTTTGGAAAAAAAATAAAATTAATATAAACAAATCCTATAATTAATATTCCAACAGTAACAATTACAATCATATCTTGAGAATTCATATCATTGCCTCCTTGTATTAGTATCTATAAATAATTTTTAATGTTTATTAATCAAAAAATAAAAAGGCGGGACTCAAATAAGAGTTTCCCGCCCTAGAAACAAAATTCTCGGAATCAAACTAAGCTTCAGTTTGTCCAACCGCTAAAAAACATTAAAATATATTTTTCTATATAGTATATAATACTACATAGTTTAAATTAATTCAATTTCTAAATAAAAAATCCTTTTCTTTGTAAAAAAGAGTAACTTTCATAAAATAACTGGTGTATTTATTTTGTGTGAGATTAAAAGGGAGTTATAGGCTTTTAACTTAAAAGCCTATAACTCCCTAATGTTATTTAAATTATTTTGCAAAGATTTAAGTGCATCATCTTCTATTTCACAGAACTGTCCAAGTAATGCTAAATTAGTTGAATCTTCTGGAATAACTTAATAGATGTTTTAAGAATATGAGTGAACTACTCCATGACTGGTTATTTACCGCTTACGGACAAAACACTTTTAAGGATTATATTATTTATCGTTATCCTTGAGCCAATCCTTAAAATCCTCATCCTTTATTTCATCATCTTTAGAAATGTTGGATGGTGAAGGGGTTACTTGATTCTCAACGTTAAGCTTTGTTTCCGTATCGGATGAATTCTTTTGCAATATCCACCCCAGCGTAAATATAATAACTGCAAACAACACATATTGTGCACAGTTTGCCATGTAGAAGTTTACGATATCATACTCGTTTCCTTTTAGCTCCAACTTTCCCTGTGCAATCATCGTAGAAATTTGGTCTTGGCAGTGGATCACTGCCCAAGTCGTATAAAGCACAAGTAAAACGGCAAATACATATAAAATGATACTAAAAATCGGAATTTTCTTTTTACCCCTGTTTCATTTACTCCCTTTCTATGAATTATCACTATTTAATTAAAAGCAATTTTCCACCATTTATTCCCCAAACCTCGTCTGCACTGGATGTGACTTTTTTGGAATGGGTGACGATGATAACGCACTTTCCCTCATTATGGGCAAGTGACGTTAAAATCTTCAAAACTTCCGCTTCAGTCTCACTATCCAGATTTCCTGTGGGTTCGTCGGCAATAATGACATCAGGATTGTGCGACAATGCGCGGGCAATGCCGACACGTTGCTGCTCTCCGCCGGAAAGCCTTAAAATTTTGCGATCTGCTGTTTCTTTGTCAATTTCAACCTTCTCTAAAAGCGCATATGCAAACGCTTTTTTATCTTTTTCTTTACTGCCGCTTATATTCATGGAAAGAACGATGTTTTCCATGGCTGTCGCATTAGTAATCAAATTGAAACCCTGAAAAATAACGCCGATGCTTTTTGACCTGTATTCGTCACGGTCCAATATTTTAAGACTTGTACCACCATACAATATTTCTCCACCCGCACAGACATCTAGTCCGCAAACAAGAGATAACAATGTTGATTTTCCCGAACCGGATTTCCCAACAATAGTATATACTTTCCCAGCTTCAAACGTCGCAGTGACGTTTTTGAAAACTGATTTCTTACTGCCTTCATATTGATACGACACATCTTTTAATGTTAATACACTCATTTTAACCCTCCTAATTCCTTTCCATCAATATCTTGATAGGTTCGTATTTCGTAATCTTGCTGGTACTTACAATGCTTGAAGCTGATGCAAGTAGCAGGGCAATAAGCGATATTTTCCAAAGAGAGTCCAGACTCAAATGAGCACCTAGTTCACTGACTGGTTTATCATTACTGGTATCTGAATCTGAGCCAAACGACATCATTTTATCAGCGCCAGCTGAAGCATTTTCTGCCGCTGTTATCTGATTTTTAAGTAAGGCGTTTGCTATAGGTTGTGATGATACACTTCCTATACCAAGCCCTATTACAAGGCATATTGTGGTAATTATCAGTGATTCAGTTATAAATCCCGCCGCTACCTTGCCTTTTTTCATTCCCATTGCACGAAGAACTCCGACTTCATATTTACGTTCTCTTACTGAGATGGAAGAAAGTAAAACAAGAATGAGCATTCCCAATATTAGGACAACAATCATAAATGTCATGGATATGCTTTTTAAACCTTCCACAGGTCCGACTACTTTGTCATAGCCTGCATCGTCTGCACTTACCACAAAAGTGTCAGCAAGTCCTTTTGTACGCAATTCAGCTTCAAACTTAGGCAATAAATCAGGGTTTTTTAGATAATATGACGCATTAATCATAACTCCTTCATCTTTCGCATTAATTATCGTATTAAACGTGGTAAGAATCTCATTACGTCTATTTGCCCAACTAGAGTGTATCGGCATTCCTCCGAACTCATCTGTTGTATCGAAATACAATCCTGTTACAGTTAATTTAATGCTTTTTCCATTACCTTTGACAGTAATACTATCACCAACAGAAATATTATTAAGCTTTGCAAATTCTTTGCTCAAAATACATTCATTTTCAGCTTTATAAATTCTGCCGTCTATTATCTTTCTTTTTCCATCCTTAAATTCTTCAAGATTATCAATATCTGATTCGCCTTTAAGCTTCATTGTTGGAATTTGTACTTCTTTACCTGAACCATTTGATGAAATGGACCCTCCTTCCCCTTCTTCTTTCCTAGCTTTCTCATCTTCATCTTGACCTATTCCCTTTAGTTTCTCACTACTAGTTTGTATTTCTGCGGATAACTTACTTTCTTTAATATAATCAGATTTAGCAAATGATAAATATTGATCAGCAGTTAATCTGCCCCCCCGCTTACCGCTTTCCATAATTTTGTCAATATCAGGCGCTATACTAACCTTTGCGCCGAATTCAGATTTGTAATTGTCAATAATTTCACTTGTTGCGTTGTTTATTATCAATGATACCACTGTCGTAATTATGATGATAAGGATAATAATACCCATAAGAATATTTCGTCCCTTGTTTCTGCCTACGTTTTTTATTGCATTTTGAAAAATGTACATTGCTTTGCCTCCTTGAATTAATTTGTTAGATTTCACAAAGTGGTTCATCTGAAGATTTCTTTTTAGACGAATTCACTTTGGAACAATTTCATTTTAGCAAATCTAATGTTAATCTAACGTTAAGGCCTCAGGTAAAATCATAAAAAAGGTTGTGCCACGCACATCCCGGTTTTCCACCCAACAAATACCACCACAAAGCTCACAGACATGCCTCACAATACTTAATCCAATGCCATATCCATTTCTTTTGAGCTTGCCTACTCTATACTGGTAATCAAATAATTTTTCCTGTTCCTCTTCATCAATACCTTCTCCTTCATCGGAAACAGTAATAATGATGCTACCTTTTTTGTTTTCAACTGAAACCTGTATTTCTCCACTACCACCGTACTTAATAGCATTTGAGACAAGGTTAGAGACCGCGCGGCTAATCCATAGTTCACGTCCATACACCAAATTGTTAGCATAATCGTCAAAATTAAAATCAACCTGCGGGTAAATTTTTCTGTATTCGTCACATACATCCGCACACACTAAAGCAACGTCTACAATTTCAGTTTCCCCACTGTCTTTTGTTGCGGAGAGGGTCAAAACATCGTTCAAACTATCGGTGAGTTTATCCACCTCAGCCGTATAATCCGAGTTTTCCGAAAGCTGTAGTTTTGCCCGAAGTAATGCAAGAATGTTTTTTTGCTCGTGTGTCACATAGGAGCTTAGACGGACATAATCAAGTGCATAAGCCTCCAATCTGTCCTTTATTTTCTGATATTCTTTGACAACAGCTGGGTGTTGGTCTGGTAACGAATTTTCTTCGCCAATATTACAAAGCTGCTTTGCAAGCAATAGCGCCTGCTCCTCGTTTTGCCTTCTTAGTATTTTGGATAAGATAATTGTTCCAACAATGAACATTCCTATAATGCATATAATAAGAATCGGTATGTTTTTAAGCAACGCACTTATATAATAATTTTCCAAATTAGTTTTTGTAACAACAGAAGTGTACTTGTCATTAAAAGGTATTTCCATACTTTCGCCCTGCATAGAATAAGCAATGTTTTTCTCGTTTGCAACAAATAAATGTTTTGGCAAATTTGATTTTGGAACAGATATTGTGCTAACAAAAATATAGAAAACAAGAATTAAAAGTGCTGTTACCGCACCGGAATAATAAAGAAGAAGCCAATTAATTTTCATTGTTTTTTTTCGCATAACTGATACCCCTTCCCTTTAATCGTAATCAGCAATCCTTCTCCGCCTTTCCGAGTCAGCTTCTTGCGCAAATTTGCAATGTGAACGCGTAAAACGGACGAAAAAGGGTCATAAAACTCATCATACACATGTTCTACAATATCTTCACTTGATACAATATCCGGGCTTCTACTTGCCAGATATTCCAATATGTCAAATTCCTTTGCCGACAGTACTGTTTCAAATTGACCCACAAACACCTTGCGCGTATTTGGATAAACCTTAATTTTTCCAAGATCGATTTCATTTTTCGTGCGTCCATAAAAACGCCTAACAACGGCCTGTATTCTCGCTTCAAGCTCTACAAAGTCAAATGGTTTGATGATATAATCATCAGCACCACTATTAAGTCCTAACGCCCTTTGTTGAACTTCATCCCGCGCTGAAACTATAATAATCGGTGTGTGGATATTGTTTTCACGTAAAAAGGACAAAATTTCTATCCCGTCTTTATCCGGAAGATTAAGGTCAAGCAAAATTGTGTCATAACTATTTGCAAAGGCTTTTTCTTCACCTTCAAATCCTGTGTTCGCGACATCGGCAGTAAACCCATTTTTTTCAAGTCCGATTTTCATTACATATGACAATTCTTTGTCATCCTCTATGATAAGTAGACGCATTTTTAATCACCTCTCAAACTATCCTGTAGTACCGTACCCTCGAAAACTCTCAAGCCATTGATATTCCTTAATTTGTTTTTACATAAAAATCATCACGTCACAATTTCGTGACTGTGTTTATGAACTTAAAAATATCAATGACTTATCTCCCTAATTTAAATTATTTTCACCAGCTTATGATTTTTCATATAATTCCAACTCGATTTATCTTTTAAATAGTATTAACCCTATTATAGACCTAAGTACTGATTTCCATGCTATTTCAACTAAATCATAATCATTGTCTCTAAAAGCGTTTATTGTAAATTATAATTTTTTGACTGAACTCTATTATACATTATCCAATGTTAATTCCGTGTTAATGCAAAATCTTGCTCCTGTTTAAATGTAGATGCAATTATGTACCTAAGATATTAAGAGAGTTTGGAATGGGATATTTTGAAGGGAAAGCACCTTAATAAAAATACAATAGTAGGTAGAATATATTTATTAATTTTGGTGCTAATATTAAATAACCCTATAAATTTTCTAAACCCACTAATTGAATAGTTTTTGATAACGAGTCTTTATCCACATTTCTAAGTTTTGCATAAAACTTTAAACACTGCAAACATGTTAAACTTGGATAGAAAATGGGCACCTCAATGATGGCACCAACTTCTTTAATGTATTTTAAAAATTCTTGCTCCACATCAAAATTATAGAGCTTTATTTTTCCTTGAGTAATACTAGATAAACCTACCATTAGCTTCATCAAGGTGGTTTTACCTGCACCATTTGGGGCAACCAAACCCACAATTTCATTTTTATTTAATTCGAAATTGATATTTTTTAAGATTTCCTTATTGCTTATATTTTTGCGAACATTTTCACATTCTAAAATACCCATAATGTCACTTCCTTCATTTCTGTTTGATGACTTTATAGGACCAAACTTTTGGCCCTATATTATCCAAGTCTTCCCAAGTGAAACTTAGTTCTTCATGAAAAAACTTATTTTTACGATGAGTCTTAAAAAATTAACGTTTATGAAAACTATATAGCATCTCCTATGCATCAAAAAAAGCATCCACATAGGATGCTTTTTAAATATATTTTATCCACAATTCTTGAACAAACATGTTACCTTCTATGCTTGTATTTAAGAATGCATTATGATATTTTTTATCTATAATCTGTTTTGCGCTGTACAGACCTAGTCCTCGTCTTTTCCATTTGTGGAATAGCCTTCTTCATATATCTTATGAATCTTAGGTTCCTGTCCAATAAAATCATTTCAATAACTACGGTCACATAATTATCTTTATAACTTTATTAGTTATCTACATATATAGTAGCATATTTTACTGACCCTTTTCATCTAAAAATCCTTTTAAAATTGATTTTCTTTCATTTTAATCCTCCTAATCTACAATTAATTTTATGCTAAATATAAAACAATTAGTTAATATAACTTGCTTTTTATAATAAACTATGATAACATAAGAATTGACTTAAATGAATAGTAATTAATGTAGCACATATATATTTCAATTGGTACTTTTAAATATAGTATTTTAATATCGAAATTTTATTAGTGAGCTATTACAAAGCATTTAAGAAAATAAAATTTCGGAGGTATACATTATATGAATGGTACAGTTAAATGGTTTAATGGAGAAAAAGGATTTGGTTTTATTACAGGAGAAGACGGAGTAGATGTTTTCGCACATTTTTCTCAAATAAATTCAGATGGTTACAAATCACTTGATGAAGGTCAAAGAGTTTCTTTTGACATCGTTAAAGGACCTAAAGGACCACAAGCAGAAAACATTTCAGTTTTATAATTAAAAAAAGACCATTAAATAGTTATACTATTTAATGGTCTTTTTTTATTTGTATGATTTACAACGTACGTATTTGTAGCTTAGAAAAGTGTTAATTATTACATTTGTTACTTATGCTTTCTTCCCACCAACCAAAAGCTATCCTACCTTCTGTTAAAACTTCTGGTGTTTCTGGATTTGATAGAAATATTAAGAAATTACCACCTTCGCCAATAATTATTTTACCATTTTCACTTTCCACCAATGTTGTTTCAGGCTGGGCACGTCTTACAAAAGCTTTGATTCCACCAGTTGGCTCACCTATAACATTAGATGCGTATTCTAATTTCACCTTTGCTCTAGGTTGTGGTTTGACACTTAAATTTGTAGGCGTTACAAGTGCATACTTAACATCTGACTCAGGAGGAGTTGCGTTAAACCAAAACTGTGCACGGAAAGCTGACTCTGCAACATCAGTTACAGTCCAAACATTCACATGTAAAATAACACCTGAATTAATTGGATTGTATAATCTTGCCCAGGCACTTGTACCTTTCCCAAATACTAAATCATCAGCATACCCAATAAAATATTGTCCACGCATAGATTCGTACAGCTCTATAGGAATATCAACAGTTTTCGAAAGTGTTTCGTATCTATCTTTACAATTTTTTTGATTCATTAAATTACCACCTCACTACATTATATTTGCAATATTAAAATATCGTGACATGATAAATTTTCATAAAAAAATACTA from the Clostridium sp. CM027 genome contains:
- a CDS encoding ABC transporter permease, with translation MYIFQNAIKNVGRNKGRNILMGIIILIIIITTVVSLIINNATSEIIDNYKSEFGAKVSIAPDIDKIMESGKRGGRLTADQYLSFAKSDYIKESKLSAEIQTSSEKLKGIGQDEDEKARKEEGEGGSISSNGSGKEVQIPTMKLKGESDIDNLEEFKDGKRKIIDGRIYKAENECILSKEFAKLNNISVGDSITVKGNGKSIKLTVTGLYFDTTDEFGGMPIHSSWANRRNEILTTFNTIINAKDEGVMINASYYLKNPDLLPKFEAELRTKGLADTFVVSADDAGYDKVVGPVEGLKSISMTFMIVVLILGMLILVLLSSISVRERKYEVGVLRAMGMKKGKVAAGFITESLIITTICLVIGLGIGSVSSQPIANALLKNQITAAENASAGADKMMSFGSDSDTSNDKPVSELGAHLSLDSLWKISLIALLLASASSIVSTSKITKYEPIKILMERN
- a CDS encoding DEAD/DEAH box helicase — protein: MINANFNDCKLSSELLKAINMLNFKNFTEVQKQVIPAVIAQKDVVVKSQTGSGKTAAYAIPICQLVDWEENKPQALVLTPTRELAIQVKEDIFNIGRFKRLKVSAIYGKSPFYDQKKELKQKTHVVVGTPGRIIDHLEKGTFDTSNVKYLVIDEADEMLNMGFVDQIETIIGGLSKERVTMLLSATMPKDIETLCNNYMKDPIYIEIEDQNKLKSNICQERYNVDELDKIDLLRDITIVENPDSCIIFCNTKLKVDAVYNKLANLEYTCKKIHGGMEQIDRLRVMNDFKKGYFRYLVATDVAARGIDIDSISLVVNYDIPGDKESYVHRIGRTGRIGKTGHAITFVTRNESRFLNDIHQYIGKEIILNERPSTETVSNAKEEFARKMNTRPEVKEAKGAELSKEIMKLHINAGKKTKMRAMDIVGTLCSINGMTKDDIGIINIIDISTFVEILNNKGELVFKELQETPIKGRLRSVSKVIYE
- a CDS encoding DUF2975 domain-containing protein; this encodes MKYYGKTSLSSLLKLMLDGLIVIGFIVYLLILRKALVAEQVNLLNFKNIITCVLFVLGGFALLCIMYYLRCIMNSLVKANPFVWKNVESLKIVAASCFIIAACYVLNFFINNQYLNLKLIEIDAKGIHTDIEFIIFFFAGCFTLVLSKVFKQAIEVKEENDFTV
- a CDS encoding ATP-binding cassette domain-containing protein, with the protein product MGILECENVRKNISNKEILKNINFELNKNEIVGLVAPNGAGKTTLMKLMVGLSSITQGKIKLYNFDVEQEFLKYIKEVGAIIEVPIFYPSLTCLQCLKFYAKLRNVDKDSLSKTIQLVGLENL
- a CDS encoding DUF6143 family protein; protein product: MNQKNCKDRYETLSKTVDIPIELYESMRGQYFIGYADDLVFGKGTSAWARLYNPINSGVILHVNVWTVTDVAESAFRAQFWFNATPPESDVKYALVTPTNLSVKPQPRAKVKLEYASNVIGEPTGGIKAFVRRAQPETTLVESENGKIIIGEGGNFLIFLSNPETPEVLTEGRIAFGWWEESISNKCNN
- a CDS encoding sensor histidine kinase KdpD, with translation MRKKTMKINWLLLYYSGAVTALLILVFYIFVSTISVPKSNLPKHLFVANEKNIAYSMQGESMEIPFNDKYTSVVTKTNLENYYISALLKNIPILIICIIGMFIVGTIILSKILRRQNEEQALLLAKQLCNIGEENSLPDQHPAVVKEYQKIKDRLEAYALDYVRLSSYVTHEQKNILALLRAKLQLSENSDYTAEVDKLTDSLNDVLTLSATKDSGETEIVDVALVCADVCDEYRKIYPQVDFNFDDYANNLVYGRELWISRAVSNLVSNAIKYGGSGEIQVSVENKKGSIIITVSDEGEGIDEEEQEKLFDYQYRVGKLKRNGYGIGLSIVRHVCELCGGICWVENRDVRGTTFFMILPEALTLD
- a CDS encoding ABC transporter ATP-binding protein translates to MSVLTLKDVSYQYEGSKKSVFKNVTATFEAGKVYTIVGKSGSGKSTLLSLVCGLDVCAGGEILYGGTSLKILDRDEYRSKSIGVIFQGFNLITNATAMENIVLSMNISGSKEKDKKAFAYALLEKVEIDKETADRKILRLSGGEQQRVGIARALSHNPDVIIADEPTGNLDSETEAEVLKILTSLAHNEGKCVIIVTHSKKVTSSADEVWGINGGKLLLIK
- a CDS encoding DUF5317 family protein, yielding MIESILLALFIAKIKGYKVRPLFKTWAVYPVLAFVLIYVILEVMLFHGNYAFIKYASTFHYFYLLTFLILIIKYKLNVSAIIGSIFIFIGTALNNTAIAANNGKMPVFPTLAYLTGYAKPDSFMKVNDIHIMGSEVTKLKFLTDIIDVGYSVMSIGDICIRVFAFIIIFNTIKIINETEIMKSEGCTSSI
- the ppaX gene encoding pyrophosphatase PpaX gives rise to the protein MAIRNILFDLDGTLLDTNELIIQSFQHTYKMHLNKQVDKEEIIKNFGEILKITLDREFGDDSEEAIKTYRRFQTGNFEKLITIHKGVREGIIELHRQGYNLGIVTSRLNDSAIKGLKHFGLMDYFESIIGADDTDQHKPDPTPALMALKELKGKPEETIFVGDSPFDVLCAKNAKITSVVVGWSALPMDMILKYEPDYVVNSMEEFMRLVEKVV
- a CDS encoding helix-turn-helix transcriptional regulator, producing MAIIVNLDVMMAKRKISLSELANRVGITNSNLSILKTNKAKAIRFSTLEAICSELQCQPGDILEYREE
- a CDS encoding cold shock domain-containing protein, whose product is MNGTVKWFNGEKGFGFITGEDGVDVFAHFSQINSDGYKSLDEGQRVSFDIVKGPKGPQAENISVL
- a CDS encoding response regulator transcription factor, producing MRLLIIEDDKELSYVMKIGLEKNGFTADVANTGFEGEEKAFANSYDTILLDLNLPDKDGIEILSFLRENNIHTPIIIVSARDEVQQRALGLNSGADDYIIKPFDFVELEARIQAVVRRFYGRTKNEIDLGKIKVYPNTRKVFVGQFETVLSAKEFDILEYLASRSPDIVSSEDIVEHVYDEFYDPFSSVLRVHIANLRKKLTRKGGEGLLITIKGKGYQLCEKKQ